The region GGTGGTGTTTGTCTCAAATTGCAGAATGGGTGCGGTTTATTTTTGTGGGATGATTTGGTCAGTGAGTTTGTAGTGAAAGAAACCAATCCGTCCGGATGCCGCCAATGTGAAGTCAACAAGGcttatttgattgaatttgcTAAAGAGATTGTTGAGGAGATAGATTGCAGAGTCGGAAAGCTTAACAAGTTAGAAAAACTGAAGAAAAAGATTGCAATGGAAAAGAGGAAAAATTTATGGTTAATGTTTGTAATTGGTCTGTCATGGATGTTGATAGCAGCTATGGTTAAGTTAGTCTAATGAGTCTGTCATATAATTGTTATGTCATTAGTGTTTTTCAGCAATGTAATGTTGAACTTGTAATGTGTTCATCAATGAAATGTAATCTGTTCATCAATCTTAAACTGTTAGTGCAGCATCATTATTTGATTAAACTTTCAGCATTCAATCTAACCAATAATGACAGAAAAAAGTTATATCATAATGAAagagcaaaattgcaaaatcatCAGAAAACTACAGAACAATTTTATAGTCAGTAATTCTAAAGAAAATATGACATAGTAAACATATAAATAAATTGAAATATATTAATGTAGTCTATCTCTTAAACTTTTTCAGTGCAGAATTCAAGGTGAATGTAATTAAATACTTTGGCTTTTTCTTTAGGTCCTGCATAATTCATGGTTTTGTTGTAAGATTAGTGCACAGACTAGCCATGGCTCTCTGCAGAATTCATGGtttatgaaaaacaagaaaaaaatgTGACAGACTAGCCATTGTGTTTTATAGACAATACACACCAATAATGTTAAACTGATACATTAGAATTGATCATCACAGTAAGTGCATATGTTTGTTACAAAAGGATTACAAAATACATGTCTTCAAAGATCAGTTGGCATTACAAAAGAGTTTTCCAAAAGGATTACAAAATACATAGCAGAAACATAATAATCAGTCCCTCATTTTGAAGTGGGTATGTCTTCATTTTCTGGTAGGGTAATTGGTTTGTCACTAGATATTCCTTCACCTGTTATGGGTCTTTTAAACCAACTCAACTTGATCCTCTCACTTTGCCTTCTTTTGATGATAGGTTTTTTTTCAACCCTTTTTCTGGATTGTTTTGTGATTGAGGCAGCCACACTAGATCCTGTTTGACTCATAATAGTTGGAACAGGCATATCAGTTGGAGGCTGTGGATCAGTTGGAACAGGCACATTTGTTGGAACAGTCATATCAGTTGCAGTTGGGGCAGGCATATCAGATGCAGTTGGCATATCATTTGCAGTTGGCATATTAGTTGCAGTTGGCACATGTCCTTTTTTAGGTTTTCTCTACAATGTAAGACACAATGTATGGTTGTCATCACAATGCATATCACAATGAAGAATGTAAGACAGAATGTAGAATGTAAGACAAAATGTATATCACAATGAATTACCTTTCTTTTAAGTGCATTGGGATCCTGAGTGGTAGCCTTACAAGTCATAGCATTGTGACCAAAATTATCACATTTGGTGCACTTATATGCAACACCAGATCTTCTCTTC is a window of Lathyrus oleraceus cultivar Zhongwan6 chromosome 6, CAAS_Psat_ZW6_1.0, whole genome shotgun sequence DNA encoding:
- the LOC127096014 gene encoding uncharacterized protein LOC127096014, which codes for MGGSKASSTSEVGNGLPRCGCNETMKLLVSKSIENPGRKFWKCRNYMNGCGLFLWDDLVSEFVVKETNPSGCRQCEVNKAYLIEFAKEIVEEIDCRVGKLNKLEKLKKKIAMEKRKNLWLMFVIGLSWMLIAAMVKLV